The Musa acuminata AAA Group cultivar baxijiao chromosome BXJ1-3, Cavendish_Baxijiao_AAA, whole genome shotgun sequence genome window below encodes:
- the LOC135636790 gene encoding acyl transferase 4-like yields MSFSVTRTSHSFVAPREPTPNETLSLSIIDRVAGLRHMVRSLHVFQHGEKPAEVIKDALSRVLVMYYPFAGRFVDSEQGDVCVACTGEGAWFVEASANCSLEDVKYLDLPLMISKDELFPVPSPEFDPINLPLMMQVTEFICGGFVVGLISVHTIADGLGAAQFVNAIGEVARGLPKPIVDPVWIREVIPSPPKLPPAGPPVFPAFRLLYNTMDVSHDAVNQIKAQYFELTGHRCSTFDVAIAKLWRSRTRAIKLDPEAHVHLCFFANTRHLMQQLLPAEGGFYGNCFYPVAVTARSGHVATAELVDVVNIIRIAKAGLPGKFAKWAVGDFKEDPYELTFTYDSLFVSDWTRLGFLDVDYGWGKPLHVIPFAYFDFMAVGIIGAPPTPKKGTRIMTQCVEEEHMEAFLEEMKSSA; encoded by the exons ATGAGCTTCTCCGTGACCAGAACGTCCCACTCCTTCGTCGCTCCACGCGAACCGACTCCCAACGAGACGCTCTCCCTCTCCATCATCGACCGCGTCGCCGGCCTCAGGCACATGGTGCGGTCGCTCCATGTGTTCCAGCACGGCGAGAAGCCGGCCGAGGTGATCAAGGACGCACTGTCGAGGGTGCTGGTGATGTACTACCCCTTCGCCGGCCGGTTCGTGGACTCCGAGCAAGGTGACGTGTGTGTTGCTTGCACCGGCGAGGGCGCCTGGTTTGTCGAGGCGTCCGCGAACTGTAGCCTCGAGGACGTGAAGTATCTCGACCTCCCGCTCATGATCTCCAAGGATGAGCTCTTTCCTGTGCCAAGCCCAGAGTTCGACCCCATAAATCTTCCTCTCATGATGCAG GTGACGGAGTTCATCTGCGGCGGATTCGTCGTCGGCCTCATCTCCGTCCACACCATCGCTGACGGCCTCGGTGCCGCCCAGTTCGTGAACGCCATCGGTGAGGTTGCTCGGGGCCTTCCGAAGCCCATCGTGGACCCGGTATGGATAAGGGAGGTCATCCCCAGCCCTCCCAAGCTCCCTCCCGCTGGCCCACCGGTCTTCCCCGCCTTCAGGCTGCTCTACAACACCATGGACGTCTCCCACGACGCCGTCAACCAGATCAAGGCGCAGTACTTCGAGCTCACCGGCCACCGCTGCTCCACCTTCGACGTCGCGATCGCGAAGCTGTGGCGGTCGCGCACCCGCGCCATCAAGCTCGACCCCGAGGCCCACGTCCACCTCTGCTTCTTCGCCAACACCCGCCACCTGATGCAGCAGCTGCTGCCCGCGGAAGGCGGGTTCTACGGAAACTGCTTCTACCCGGTGGCCGTCACCGCCCGCAGCGGCCACGTCGCTACCGCGGAGCTCGTCGACGTGGTGAACATCATCAGGATCGCCAAGGCCGGTCTCCCCGGCAAGTTCGCCAAGTGGGCTGTGGGGGACTTCAAGGAGGATCCCTACGAGCTCACCTTCACGTACGACTCGCTGTTCGTGTCGGACTGGACGCGATTGGGCTTCCTTGACGTGGATTACGGGTGGGGGAAGCCGCTCCACGTGATACCCTTCGCTTACTTCGA
- the LOC135618861 gene encoding S-adenosylmethionine synthase 5-like: protein MATDETFLFTSESVNEGHPDKLCDQISDAVLDACLEQDPDSKVACETCTKTNMVMVFGEITTKANVDYEKIVRDTCRAIGFVSDEVGLDADRCKVLVNIEQQSPDIAQGVHGHFTKRPEEIGAGDQGHMFGYATDETPELMPLSHVLATKLGARLTEVRKNGTCSWLRPDGKTQVTVEYRNDHGAMVPIRVHTILISTQHDETVTNDEIAADLKEHVIKPVVPEQYLDEKTIFHLNPSGRFVIGGPHGDAGLTGRKIIIDTYGGWGAHGGGAFSGKDPTKVDRSGAYIVRQAAKSIVASGLARRCIVQVSYAIGVPEPLSVFVDTYGTGKIPDKEILSIVKENFDFRPGMITINLDLKRGGSGRFLKTAAYGHFGRDDPDFTWEVVKPLKWEKLAA from the coding sequence ATGGCTACCGACGAAACCTTCCTTTTCACCTCCGAGTCTGTGAACGAGGGACACCCTGACAAGCTCTGCGATCAGATCTCCGACGCTGTTCTCGATGCTTGCTTGGAGCAAGACCCCGACAGCAAGGTCGCCTGCGAGACCTGCACCAAGACCAACATGGTCATGGTGTTCGGGGAGATCACCACCAAGGCCAATGTCGACTACGAGAAGATCGTCCGCGACACGTGCCGCGCCATCGGGTTCGTGTCCGACGAGGTCGGCCTGGATGCCGACCGCTGCAAGGTGCTCGTCAACATCGAGCAGCAGTCCCCTGACATCGCCCAGGGCGTGCACGGCCACTTCACCAAGCGCCCCGAGGAGATCGGCGCGGGCGACCAGGGTCACATGTTTGGGTACGCCACCGACGAGACTCCGGAGCTCATGCCCCTCAGCCACGTCCTCGCCACCAAGCTCGGCGCGCGCCTCACCGAGGTGCGCAAGAACGGCACCTGCTCCTGGCTGAGGCCCGACGGCAAGACCCAGGTGACGGTGGAGTACCGCAACGACCACGGTGCCATGGTGCCCATCCGCGTCCACACCATCCTCATCTCCACCCAGCACGATGAGACCGTGACCAACGACGAGATCGCCGCCGACCTCAAGGAGCACGTCATCAAGCCCGTCGTCCCCGAGCAGTACCTCGACGAGAAGACCATCTTCCACCTCAACCCCTCGGGCCGGTTCGTCATCGGCGGCCCCCACGGCGACGCCGGGCTCACCGGCCGTAAGATCATCATCGACACCTACGGCGGCTGGGGCGCGCACGGCGGCGGCGCCTTCTCCGGCAAGGATCCCACTAAGGTGGACCGCAGCGGCGCCTACATCGTGAGGCAGGCGGCCAAGAGCATCGTCGCCAGTGGGCTCGCCCGCCGCTGCATCGTGCAGGTCTCGTACGCCATCGGCGTGCCGGAGCCGCTCTCGGTGTTCGTGGACACCTACGGCACCGGCAAAATCCCGGACAAGGAGATCCTGAGCATTGTGAAGGAGAACTTCGACTTCAGGCCTGGGATGATCACCATCAACCTGGACCTGAAGAGGGGAGGCAGTGGCAGGTTCCTGAAGACTGCGGCCTACGGGCACTTTGGGAGGGACGACCCCGACTTCACTTGGGAGGTGGTGAAGCCCCTCAAGTGGGAGAAGCTCGCCGCCTAG